In a genomic window of Asticcacaulis sp.:
- the cysN gene encoding sulfate adenylyltransferase subunit CysN: MEDTLDTKALVEYLATHEKKDLLRFLTCGSVDDGKSTLIGRLLYDTKLIFEDQLASIEKDSKKHGTVGDDIDLALLVDGLQAEREQGITIDVAYRFFTTDKRKFIVADTPGHEQYTRNMATGASNSDLAVILIDARKGILTQTRRHSFIVSLLGIKHVVLAVNKIDLMDYCQDVFNEIVADYQAFAADFGFETLQAIPMSARYGDNVLGRSDKMPWYQGPTLVEHLETVQIDQDQSQKPFRLQVQWVNRPDLNFRGFSGTISSGTVRPGDEVLVAKSGKTSKVKAIVTYDGDLPAAAAGQAITLTLEDEIDISRGDVISATDNRPEVSDQFQARLIWMSEQELIPGRTLLVKIGAKTVSASVTEIKHKTDVNTFADLAAKTLKLNEVALVNIALQEPVAFDPYADNHEMGAFIVIDRVSNLTLGAGMIEHGLRRATNVHWQALDVNKATRAAAKNQKPVVLWFTGLSGAGKSTIANLVEKKLLSLSHHTYLLDGDNVRHGLNKNLGFTDADRVENIRRVAEVSKLMVDAGLVTLVSFISPFRAERQMARELLGDNEFIEIYVSTPLDVVEKRDVKGLYAKARAGEIRNFTGIDSPYEAPESPELTLDTTSQTPEQLAEKVVAYMLANGFLGDGLDYVI, translated from the coding sequence ATCTGGCCACACACGAGAAGAAGGACCTGCTGCGCTTCCTGACCTGCGGGTCGGTGGATGATGGCAAGTCGACCCTGATCGGCCGCCTGCTCTATGACACCAAGCTGATCTTCGAGGATCAACTGGCCAGCATCGAAAAGGACTCGAAGAAGCACGGCACGGTCGGTGACGATATTGACCTGGCCCTGCTGGTCGATGGCCTACAGGCCGAGCGCGAGCAAGGCATCACCATCGATGTCGCCTACCGCTTCTTCACCACCGACAAACGCAAGTTCATCGTCGCCGACACCCCCGGCCACGAACAATATACCCGCAACATGGCCACCGGCGCCTCCAATTCGGACCTCGCCGTCATCCTGATCGACGCCCGCAAAGGCATCCTGACCCAGACGCGCCGTCACTCGTTCATCGTGTCGCTGCTCGGCATCAAACATGTGGTGCTGGCGGTCAATAAGATCGACCTGATGGATTACTGCCAGGACGTCTTCAACGAGATTGTTGCCGATTACCAGGCGTTCGCTGCCGATTTCGGCTTTGAGACCTTGCAGGCCATTCCGATGTCGGCCCGCTATGGCGACAACGTTCTGGGCCGCAGCGACAAGATGCCGTGGTATCAGGGCCCGACGCTCGTCGAGCACCTGGAAACGGTGCAGATCGATCAAGACCAAAGCCAAAAGCCCTTCCGTTTGCAGGTCCAGTGGGTCAATCGCCCCGACCTCAATTTCCGCGGCTTCTCCGGCACCATTTCTTCCGGCACCGTTCGTCCCGGTGACGAGGTGCTGGTGGCCAAATCCGGCAAAACGTCCAAGGTCAAGGCGATCGTCACCTATGATGGTGATCTGCCGGCCGCGGCCGCCGGCCAGGCCATTACGCTGACCCTGGAAGATGAAATCGATATTTCACGCGGCGACGTAATCTCCGCAACGGACAATCGACCCGAAGTCTCCGACCAGTTCCAGGCGCGCCTGATCTGGATGAGCGAGCAGGAACTGATCCCCGGTCGCACCCTGCTGGTCAAGATCGGCGCCAAGACGGTTTCGGCGTCGGTGACCGAAATAAAGCACAAGACCGACGTCAATACCTTTGCCGATCTGGCGGCCAAGACGCTGAAGCTGAACGAAGTGGCGCTGGTCAATATCGCCCTGCAGGAACCCGTGGCGTTTGATCCGTATGCGGACAATCACGAAATGGGCGCTTTTATCGTCATCGACCGTGTGTCGAACCTGACGCTCGGCGCCGGCATGATAGAACACGGTCTCAGGCGCGCCACCAATGTCCACTGGCAGGCGCTCGACGTCAACAAGGCGACCCGTGCGGCCGCCAAGAACCAGAAGCCGGTCGTTTTGTGGTTCACCGGGCTTTCGGGCGCCGGCAAATCGACCATCGCCAATCTGGTCGAGAAGAAGCTTCTGTCGCTCAGCCACCACACCTATCTGCTCGATGGCGACAATGTCCGCCACGGCCTGAATAAGAACTTAGGCTTCACCGATGCCGACCGCGTGGAGAATATCCGCCGCGTGGCTGAGGTGTCGAAGCTGATGGTCGATGCCGGCCTGGTGACGCTGGTGTCGTTCATCTCGCCGTTCCGTGCCGAGCGGCAGATGGCGCGCGAGCTGCTGGGCGACAACGAGTTCATCGAGATCTACGTCTCGACCCCGCTTGATGTGGTGGAAAAGCGCGACGTCAAGGGCCTCTATGCCAAGGCGCGCGCCGGCGAGATCAGGAACTTCACCGGTATCGACAGCCCCTACGAGGCGCCGGAAAGCCCGGAACTGACGCTCGACACCACGAGCCAGACGCCGGAACAACTGGCGGAAAAAGTCGTCGCCTACATGCTGGCAAACGGCTTCCTGGGTGATGGCCTGGATTACGTGATCTAG
- a CDS encoding glycosyltransferase: MFGTGFTRFLPKGLRNVILGLSNDYHFGSPRIRYAPVKARRQYRGKRVAIAGLFSVRCGLQRAADLMAMDMEARGIPVFRMDMARALRLVTDIERNDAGGLKEMANFAPTDIIIHAAPPLFNRFLSKLGRREYSKAAVIPYWHWELAEAPADWGRALKWADEIWAPTLFVADAIRAVMPEARPIRIVPNAVDADPFVPVSTVDAARVRSVLGIGEGAYVAGFTFSMASGFWRKNPLGAIEAFHTAFPESPETRLILRCHDCALYPAGYDLLKAAALADARILLFDGQDRKIGLSDFYAAIDVLLSLHRSEGFGLTLAEALQSGRRVITTDWGLAPELAADAGVTQVPSVLIPVEDPQGIYEDYTVQKWAEADIGAAAKALQALAIRS; encoded by the coding sequence ATGTTTGGAACCGGTTTTACCCGCTTTTTGCCAAAAGGTCTGCGCAATGTCATTCTGGGCCTGTCGAATGACTACCATTTCGGTAGCCCACGCATCCGTTACGCGCCGGTAAAGGCCCGGCGACAATATCGCGGTAAACGCGTCGCCATAGCCGGCCTTTTCTCGGTGCGTTGCGGGTTGCAGCGTGCTGCTGACCTGATGGCGATGGACATGGAAGCCAGGGGTATTCCTGTCTTTCGTATGGATATGGCAAGGGCTCTGCGTCTGGTGACAGACATCGAGCGAAACGATGCCGGCGGGCTGAAGGAGATGGCGAATTTTGCCCCGACCGATATCATCATTCATGCCGCGCCGCCCCTGTTCAACCGCTTTCTAAGCAAGCTCGGAAGACGGGAGTACAGCAAGGCAGCGGTCATCCCCTACTGGCACTGGGAACTGGCCGAGGCGCCGGCAGACTGGGGCAGGGCTCTTAAATGGGCAGACGAAATATGGGCTCCGACGCTTTTTGTGGCCGATGCCATCCGGGCTGTCATGCCTGAAGCGCGGCCAATAAGGATCGTGCCCAACGCGGTTGACGCCGATCCTTTCGTCCCGGTCAGCACGGTGGATGCTGCAAGGGTACGCTCCGTTCTGGGAATAGGCGAGGGGGCGTATGTTGCCGGCTTCACCTTTTCGATGGCGTCCGGGTTCTGGCGCAAAAACCCGCTGGGCGCGATTGAAGCCTTCCACACGGCATTTCCGGAAAGTCCTGAGACGCGCCTGATCCTGCGTTGTCATGACTGCGCGCTTTACCCGGCCGGCTATGATCTGCTAAAGGCCGCGGCGCTGGCGGATGCACGTATTCTGCTGTTTGATGGCCAGGACCGCAAAATCGGTCTTAGTGATTTTTACGCGGCGATCGATGTGCTTCTGTCCCTGCATCGTTCGGAGGGCTTTGGCCTGACCCTGGCCGAGGCTTTGCAATCCGGACGCCGCGTGATCACGACCGACTGGGGCCTGGCGCCGGAACTGGCGGCGGACGCCGGTGTCACTCAGGTGCCGTCGGTTCTCATTCCCGTGGAAGATCCGCAGGGCATATACGAAGATTACACGGTGCAAAAATGGGCCGAGGCGGATATTGGTGCGGCGGCGAAAGCCCTTCAGGCTCTCGCCATCCGTTCCTAG
- a CDS encoding WcbI family polysaccharide biosynthesis putative acetyltransferase: MKVLFIANCHAKPLSIICNTLCPSIAFDWVEVNRLSEADRETVTAKIENADSVLYYPISDRWPQDFVRGATIREKAKASLVLTNVYFGGLHPDITLTGKGGARLQSPLADYHSRIVLMSYLNGLDASKALQLVNDSAFADKFGYLQVWPDSLAELKKRSNEADIRFYDEFEEMLYERLPLFVVNHPVTHLLFLYARKILAHLGLPVLSLTADCFPQWMLSNAVFPVFPYISETFKLPYSVSLLKAPRADVFLEMPDFVNQCYSLYKGYKREEMVVMDKYAEWKTRFLASL, translated from the coding sequence ATGAAAGTGCTTTTTATAGCCAACTGCCATGCCAAGCCGCTCAGCATTATCTGCAATACGCTTTGCCCTTCGATTGCATTCGACTGGGTCGAGGTCAACCGTCTAAGCGAGGCCGATCGTGAGACTGTTACGGCAAAGATAGAAAACGCGGACAGCGTACTTTACTATCCGATTTCGGACAGATGGCCGCAGGACTTCGTGCGCGGCGCGACTATCCGGGAAAAGGCAAAAGCATCGCTTGTCCTTACGAATGTCTATTTTGGTGGCCTGCATCCAGACATTACATTGACCGGCAAGGGGGGCGCACGATTGCAAAGCCCTCTGGCCGATTATCATAGCCGAATTGTGCTGATGAGCTACCTCAACGGCCTGGACGCGTCAAAGGCCCTGCAACTGGTCAATGATTCAGCCTTTGCCGATAAATTCGGCTATCTTCAGGTCTGGCCGGATAGCTTGGCAGAGTTGAAAAAACGTAGCAACGAGGCGGATATCCGCTTCTACGACGAATTTGAGGAGATGCTTTACGAACGCCTGCCTTTGTTCGTGGTCAATCATCCGGTTACGCATCTGTTGTTTCTCTACGCGCGCAAGATACTGGCGCACCTGGGGCTTCCCGTCCTGTCGCTGACCGCTGACTGTTTCCCGCAGTGGATGTTGAGCAATGCCGTCTTCCCTGTATTTCCGTATATTTCCGAGACGTTCAAACTGCCTTATTCGGTGTCTCTTCTGAAGGCGCCGCGGGCCGACGTTTTTCTGGAAATGCCGGATTTCGTCAATCAGTGTTATAGTTTGTATAAAGGGTATAAGCGCGAGGAAATGGTCGTCATGGACAAATACGCCGAATGGAAAACGCGCTTCCTGGCTAGTCTGTAA